From a single Triplophysa rosa linkage group LG17, Trosa_1v2, whole genome shotgun sequence genomic region:
- the cxxc1a gene encoding CXXC-type zinc finger protein 1a isoform X2 codes for MDSEVSDFDQPPGQEKLDRRNAPVFCVCRRPDINCFMIGCDSCNEWFHGDCIHISEKTAKTIRVWYCEKCRSKDPSLEIKYRPKKSREKELEPDRTDSQPDTPDFKTDGRRGSRKMLRVKDEEYSMSKDRDYHYHDGELSEDYSENEMELYQQYCAGQYGDHSTGWNSDDDDGSYCDSSMRNRAVKVKHVKRREKRSEKKKEESKSRKHKPKQKHRDRVRHSERAEVRDSGGARQCLGPGCVEAARVNSKYCSDSCGRKLAANRICEILPQRIQQWQQSPCIAEEQGKKLLERIRREQQAARMRLTEMEKRFHELEGIIAKAKQQVVQHDEEVNEGDDDTDLQIFCVSCSHPVNPKVALRHMERCYAKYESQTSFGSMYPTRIEGATRLFCDVYNPQSKTYCKRLQVLCPEHSRDPKVPADEVCGCPLVRDVFEPTGEYCRVSKRKCNKHYCWEKLRRAEVDLERVRVWYKLDELFEQERNVRTAMTNRAGLMALMLHQTIQHDPITTDLRTSKDR; via the exons ATG GACAGCGAAGTTTCAGACTTTGATCAACCTCCAGGACAAGAGAAGCTGGACAGGAGAAACGCACccgtgttttgtgtttgtcgcAGACCAGACATCAACTGCTTCATGAT tGGTTGTGACAGCTGCAATGAATGGTTTCATGGAGATTGCATTCATATATCAGAGAAGACGGCCAAAACCATCCGTGTCTGGTACTGTGAAAAGTGTCGAA GTAAAGATCCATCCTTGGAGATCAAATATCGTCCCAAGAAAAGCAGAGAAAAAGAACTCGAGCCTGACCGTACAGACAGTCAACCAGACACTCCGGATTTCAAGACAGATGGGCGGCGCGGGTCACGG AAAATGTTACGAGTAAAGGATGAGGAATATTCCATGTCTAAGGACAGAGACTATCACTATCACGATGGTGAGCTGTCTGAAGACTACAGTGAAAATGAGATGGAGCTCTACCAACAGTACTGTGCCGGCCAGTACGGAGACCACAGCACG GGTTGGAACAGTGACGACGATGACGGTTCGTACTGTGATTCATCCATGAGAAACAGAGCCGTGAAGGTCAAGCATGTGAAAAGAAGAGAAAAGCGATCTGAAAAAAAG AAAGAGGAGAGTAAGTCCCGGAAGCACAAACCCAAACAGAAGCACAGGGACAGGGTGAGACACAGCGAGCGGGCAGAGGTTCGAGACAGCGGAGGGGCCAGACAGTGTCTCGGACCCGGATGTGTTGAAGCTGCACGTGTCAACTCCAAATACTGCTCTGACAGCTGCGGTAGGAAGCTTGCTGCCAA CCGCATCTGTGAGATCTTGCCGCAGCGCATTCAGCAGTGGCAGCAGAGCCCGTGCATCGCCGAGGAACAGGGGAAGAAACTTCTGGAGCGCATTCGCCGCGAGCAACAGGCGGCTCGCATGAGACTCACTGAAATGGAGAAACGGTTTCACGAGCTGGAGGGCATCATCGCCAAAGCCAAGCAGCAGGTCGTACAGCATGATGAAGAG GTGAATGAGGGTGATGATGACACAGATTTGCAAATCTTCTGTGTGTCCTGCAGTCACCCGGTGAACCCCAAGGTGGCGCTGCGTCACATGGAAAGGTGCTACGCCAAG TATGAGAGTCAAACATCATTTGGCTCCATGTATCCCACACGTATAGAAGG TGCTACGCGGCTCTTTTGTGATGTTTACAATCCACAGAGTAAAACCTATTGCAAGAGGTTACAGGTTCTCTGTCCAGAGCACTCCAGAGACCCAAAG GTCCCTGCAGATGAAGTCTGTGGTTGTCCACTGGTCCGTGATGTATTTGAGCCCACCGGTGAGTACTGCAGGGTGTCCAAACGCAAGTGTAACAAACACTACTGCTGGGAGAAACTCCGCAGGGCTGAAGTGGACCTTGAGCGAGTCAGAGTG TGGTACAAGTTGGATGAATTGTTCGAGCAGGAACGCAACGTAAGAACAGCCATGACAAATCGTGCTGGTCTCATGGCCCTCATGCTTCACCAGACCATTCAACATGACCCCATTACCACAGACCTGAGAACCAGCAAGGACAGATAA
- the cxxc1a gene encoding CXXC-type zinc finger protein 1a isoform X1, producing the protein MDSEVSDFDQPPGQEKLDRRNAPVFCVCRRPDINCFMIGCDSCNEWFHGDCIHISEKTAKTIRVWYCEKCRSKDPSLEIKYRPKKSREKELEPDRTDSQPDTPDFKTDGRRGSRIKRSARMCGECEPCMRTEDCGLCDFCKDMKKFGGPNRIRQKCRLRQCEVRARKMLRVKDEEYSMSKDRDYHYHDGELSEDYSENEMELYQQYCAGQYGDHSTGWNSDDDDGSYCDSSMRNRAVKVKHVKRREKRSEKKKEESKSRKHKPKQKHRDRVRHSERAEVRDSGGARQCLGPGCVEAARVNSKYCSDSCGRKLAANRICEILPQRIQQWQQSPCIAEEQGKKLLERIRREQQAARMRLTEMEKRFHELEGIIAKAKQQVVQHDEEVNEGDDDTDLQIFCVSCSHPVNPKVALRHMERCYAKYESQTSFGSMYPTRIEGATRLFCDVYNPQSKTYCKRLQVLCPEHSRDPKVPADEVCGCPLVRDVFEPTGEYCRVSKRKCNKHYCWEKLRRAEVDLERVRVWYKLDELFEQERNVRTAMTNRAGLMALMLHQTIQHDPITTDLRTSKDR; encoded by the exons ATG GACAGCGAAGTTTCAGACTTTGATCAACCTCCAGGACAAGAGAAGCTGGACAGGAGAAACGCACccgtgttttgtgtttgtcgcAGACCAGACATCAACTGCTTCATGAT tGGTTGTGACAGCTGCAATGAATGGTTTCATGGAGATTGCATTCATATATCAGAGAAGACGGCCAAAACCATCCGTGTCTGGTACTGTGAAAAGTGTCGAA GTAAAGATCCATCCTTGGAGATCAAATATCGTCCCAAGAAAAGCAGAGAAAAAGAACTCGAGCCTGACCGTACAGACAGTCAACCAGACACTCCGGATTTCAAGACAGATGGGCGGCGCGGGTCACGG ATTAAGCGTTCTGCTCGCATGTGTGGAGAATGTGAACCCTGCATGCGCACTGAAGACTGTGGACTATGTGACTTCTGTAAAGACATGAAGAAGTTCGGCGGCCCAAACAGGATCAGGCAGAAATGTCGCCTGAGACAGTGTGAAGTGCGCGCCAGG AAAATGTTACGAGTAAAGGATGAGGAATATTCCATGTCTAAGGACAGAGACTATCACTATCACGATGGTGAGCTGTCTGAAGACTACAGTGAAAATGAGATGGAGCTCTACCAACAGTACTGTGCCGGCCAGTACGGAGACCACAGCACG GGTTGGAACAGTGACGACGATGACGGTTCGTACTGTGATTCATCCATGAGAAACAGAGCCGTGAAGGTCAAGCATGTGAAAAGAAGAGAAAAGCGATCTGAAAAAAAG AAAGAGGAGAGTAAGTCCCGGAAGCACAAACCCAAACAGAAGCACAGGGACAGGGTGAGACACAGCGAGCGGGCAGAGGTTCGAGACAGCGGAGGGGCCAGACAGTGTCTCGGACCCGGATGTGTTGAAGCTGCACGTGTCAACTCCAAATACTGCTCTGACAGCTGCGGTAGGAAGCTTGCTGCCAA CCGCATCTGTGAGATCTTGCCGCAGCGCATTCAGCAGTGGCAGCAGAGCCCGTGCATCGCCGAGGAACAGGGGAAGAAACTTCTGGAGCGCATTCGCCGCGAGCAACAGGCGGCTCGCATGAGACTCACTGAAATGGAGAAACGGTTTCACGAGCTGGAGGGCATCATCGCCAAAGCCAAGCAGCAGGTCGTACAGCATGATGAAGAG GTGAATGAGGGTGATGATGACACAGATTTGCAAATCTTCTGTGTGTCCTGCAGTCACCCGGTGAACCCCAAGGTGGCGCTGCGTCACATGGAAAGGTGCTACGCCAAG TATGAGAGTCAAACATCATTTGGCTCCATGTATCCCACACGTATAGAAGG TGCTACGCGGCTCTTTTGTGATGTTTACAATCCACAGAGTAAAACCTATTGCAAGAGGTTACAGGTTCTCTGTCCAGAGCACTCCAGAGACCCAAAG GTCCCTGCAGATGAAGTCTGTGGTTGTCCACTGGTCCGTGATGTATTTGAGCCCACCGGTGAGTACTGCAGGGTGTCCAAACGCAAGTGTAACAAACACTACTGCTGGGAGAAACTCCGCAGGGCTGAAGTGGACCTTGAGCGAGTCAGAGTG TGGTACAAGTTGGATGAATTGTTCGAGCAGGAACGCAACGTAAGAACAGCCATGACAAATCGTGCTGGTCTCATGGCCCTCATGCTTCACCAGACCATTCAACATGACCCCATTACCACAGACCTGAGAACCAGCAAGGACAGATAA
- the zgc:113363 gene encoding myoD family inhibitor — MDVQQQDEGRDSTQHRVTTLENSTYVHTAQPPATGKPQEMTGPASAETLCADRNLDHGDSSESLTDAVITSDDALLLPDHIPTISHRIEKEKSNLPNGIPSSVINGSAVVCTPPSGRTKTRTTTSQTCNGHAKCDGHRHRHKKHTPSTSNSQKSFKGDASQIQRVAGDDCCAHCILACLFCEVMSCCSVVAQCLACGLECDALCCCGEAASGGLCACCGEDTCSALLNCGILEDCCQSSECLEICLECCSICFPT, encoded by the exons ATGGATGTCCAGCAGCAGGATGAAGGGCGGGACAGCACACAGCACAGAGTCACGACCCTGGAGAATTCAACTTATGTCCACACAGCACAACCACCGGCCACTGGAAAACCTCAAGAGATGACGg gtccTGCGTCAGCAGAGACGCTCTGCGCTGACCGTAACCTGGATCATGGAGATAGCAGCGAGTCTCTAACAGACGCTGTCATAACCAGTGATGATGCTTTACTGCTTCCAGACCATATACCTACAATTTCACACAGAATAGAGAAAG AAAAGTCAAATCTTCCCAACGGCATTCCTTCTTCGGTCATCAATGGATCTGCTGTCGTGTGCACGCCACCGTCAGGAAGAACCAAAACTCGCACAACAACGTCACAGACGTGCAACGGACATGCAAAGTGCGACGGACACAGACACCGGCACAAAAAACACACGCCGTCCACCTCCAATAGCCAGAAAAGCTTTAAAGGCGACGCCTCTCAGATACAAAGAGTCGCAGGAGATG ATTGCTGTGCACACTGTATACTGGCGTGTCTGTTCTGTGAGGTGATGTCGTGTTGTTCTGTGGTGGCTCAGTGTTTGGCCTGTGGTCTGGAGTGTGATGCTCTCTGCTGCTGTGGAGAAGCCGCCTCCGGTGGACTCTGTGCGTGCTGCGGTGAGGACACCTGCTCTGCGCTGTTGAATTGTGGGATACTGGAGGATTGCTGTCAGTCGTCCGAGTGTCTGGAGATCTGTTTGGAATGCTGCTCTATCTGTTTCCCAACCTAG